TTATATGAAAAAATTAGGAATTACTGAACTAGATATTGCATCAGAAAAACCAACTCTTGATAATACTTCATATACTAGTTACATGCTCTCAGTAGCTCACTGTGGTGATATAAAAGAAGTGGCTGTTGCTGCTCTTTCTTGTATGTGGAGTTATGAAATGATTGGTTTGAAGTTAAAAGAACTCTATGGTTCTAGCGATGAATTCTATGGTGAATGGATTGAATGTTACTCTTCTTCTAGATACAAAGAGTTAACTAATTGGAATATTGAGCTAGTCGAAAAATATTGCCAACATATTTCAGCAGAAGAAAAAGAACATTTAAAAACAATTTTTATTAATTGTAGTATTTACGAGTATAAATTTTGGGATATGTCTTATAAGGGGTCTTTTTAACATGAATATGCTTGAAGTAAAAAATTTAACTTTTAAATACGATAATCATAACTTTATTTTAGACAATCTTTCATTTAATATAAAACATAATGAACTAATTAGTATAGTAGGTGGAAGTGGGTGTGGAAAATCAACACTCATAAAAATATTAGCAGGAATTGAAAAAAATTTTAATGGCACTGTTCAGTTAAAAAGTATATCTTATATGCCACAATCAAATACTCTTTTACCATGGAGAACTATTTTAGAAAATATACTTTTACCAATTGAAATAAAAAAAGGAAATAAAAAGATAGAAAAAGAAAAAGCCATCTCTCTCCTAAAACGTTTTGATTTATTAGAATATTCAGATAGTTATCCTAAAGAGCTTTCTGGAGGAATGAAACAGCGTATC
This portion of the Cetobacterium somerae ATCC BAA-474 genome encodes:
- the tenA gene encoding thiaminase II — its product is MFSKELYKSAKEIWDSYYTHPFVRGIGEGSLEKDKFKFYIIQDYIYLLDYAKLFALGVIKSKNESDMKKFAALTDGILNSEMGIHRVYMKKLGITELDIASEKPTLDNTSYTSYMLSVAHCGDIKEVAVAALSCMWSYEMIGLKLKELYGSSDEFYGEWIECYSSSRYKELTNWNIELVEKYCQHISAEEKEHLKTIFINCSIYEYKFWDMSYKGSF
- a CDS encoding ABC transporter ATP-binding protein, yielding MNMLEVKNLTFKYDNHNFILDNLSFNIKHNELISIVGGSGCGKSTLIKILAGIEKNFNGTVQLKSISYMPQSNTLLPWRTILENILLPIEIKKGNKKIEKEKAISLLKRFDLLEYSDSYPKELSGGMKQRISLIRTLMSGGDLLLLDEPFSALDAITREDLQNWLLNLISTLKKSMIFITHDIDEAIFLSHRIFVCSKKPLSKFKEFLVPENITLEKKIHLRKEILSIIKGDNFYEKN